A genome region from Vallitalea okinawensis includes the following:
- a CDS encoding helix-turn-helix transcriptional regulator yields MELIKYPLFHSLFNNLKLSLYLNGHLNADSKWQYYYLDPAHRLYYITKGSAYFYKESPNEKYLLKKGHIYLLPRRQLYGLGCDHYMEKFFFHFDLQLVPGLDVFDCFNDYISMPFYSQDLYNLTDLASQQDLKSTLLCKSILWETLAYFLEPHTDYLLKHAKKIKKYESLCSYLDSNCHFGITVKDLANTMNISPSYLSRVFKKDMGITIKEFVNAHLLDQAKKELIFTDKSIRQVAADLRFNDEFYFSNYFKRHTNCSPKYYQHINSVYGK; encoded by the coding sequence ATGGAACTTATAAAATACCCACTTTTTCATTCATTATTCAATAACCTTAAATTAAGTCTTTATCTTAATGGTCATCTTAATGCTGATTCTAAGTGGCAATATTATTACCTCGATCCAGCCCATAGACTTTATTACATCACTAAAGGTTCTGCATATTTCTATAAAGAATCTCCTAATGAGAAATACTTATTAAAAAAAGGTCATATATACCTTTTACCAAGGCGACAATTATATGGTCTTGGTTGCGATCATTATATGGAGAAATTCTTTTTTCACTTCGACTTGCAATTAGTACCCGGTCTCGATGTTTTTGACTGTTTCAATGATTATATCTCCATGCCTTTTTATAGCCAAGATCTCTACAACCTTACTGATCTGGCTAGTCAACAAGATCTAAAATCAACACTGTTATGTAAATCCATACTTTGGGAAACTTTAGCTTATTTTTTAGAGCCTCATACAGACTATCTACTTAAGCACGCTAAAAAGATAAAAAAATATGAATCCCTTTGTAGCTATCTAGACTCCAACTGCCATTTCGGTATTACCGTTAAGGATTTAGCTAATACAATGAATATCTCCCCTTCCTATTTATCAAGAGTTTTTAAGAAAGATATGGGGATTACTATTAAGGAGTTTGTCAACGCCCATCTATTGGATCAAGCAAAAAAAGAACTCATCTTCACAGATAAGTCCATTCGTCAAGTAGCTGCTGACCTCCGCTTTAATGATGAATTCTATTTCTCTAACTACTTTAAAAGACATACTAATTGTTCTCCTAAATATTATCAGCATATTAATAGCGTTTATGGTAAGTGA